The Methanothermobacter sp. sequence CCTCAGGTCATCCCTCAGATTATTATCCGCACATAAAAAAATAGGAGTGGCTACCACAACACAACACTTACACCTACTTGATGAAGCCATAAAATTTTTGGAAGATCATGGAAAAAGGGCTTTATCAGCCGAAGGGGTGGGCACGAAAAGGGGACAAGTTTTAGGTTGTAATTTCTCATCGGTTAAAAAATTAAATGTGGATGCTTACTTATTTATTGGTAGTGGAGATTTCCACCCCCTTGGTATAAGATTATCCACAGGGAAACCAGTTATCGCGGCAGATCCATACACTGGAAAGGCAAAAAACATTGAAGATTTTGCTGATAGGATTTTAAGAATAAGATTCGCGACCATTACAAGGGCGAGAGAAGCTGAGAAATGGGGGGTTATAATGTCATCTAAGAAGGGTCAGGAGAGGCTGTCATTGGCTCTCAACCTGAAGCAAGTCCTTGAAGAGTCCGGAAGAGAAGCCTTCATAATAATATTAGAGGATATTTCACCACAGTTACTCGTCCCATTCAGGGAATTGGATGCTTTTGTAGTTTCTGCTTGTCCAAGAATGCCCATAGATGATTATCAGCTGTATGATAAGCCCATTTTAACTCCCATAGAATTGGAGATGGTCCTTGATAAAAGAAGATGGGAGGATTATACCCTAGATGAAATCATATTCTAAGGTATACAAAGTATATATATGAGAAAATAAAAAGGTAAATTTAGAAGGACTTACACTATTTTTTTATATTAATCTTATTGAGGTGAATTGATGAAGGCAAAATCTGGGGATTTTGTTTTTCCCGGGGACTCTTTAGCAGTAATAGAAGAATTCGTACCAGCAGAGGGGACATACGAAGAAAAGGGTAAAATAAAATCACTCTTTGTAGGCGAAGTTGCAAGGGATGAGAAAAATAAACGCATAAAAGTCATATCAAAGACAGAAACACCCCCACTATTAAAAGAGGGTGTAGTAGTCATCGGAGAAGTTATTGAAGTGAAGGGTCAGAGGGCCCTAGTGAAGATACACCATGTTAAGGGCAGTTCAAGAGCTCCCGTAACATCATTCGTGGGTGCAGTTCACATTTCACAAGCGACAAATGGCTACCTATCAAAGTTGACAGAAGCCTTTAGGATAGGTGACATAGTTGAGGCTCGTGTAAGCAGACTAGTGGGATTAACTGGTATAGACCTCCAAACCACCCAGAGAGGCCTTGGGGTTATAAAGGCTATGTGTACCCGTTGCAGACACTTCATGAAAAAAGCAGGAAAAGATGAGGTTGTCTGCCCAAATTGTGGAAACAGGGAGAAAAGGAAACTCTCCACGGATTATAGGCTCAAATAGTATTGGAGGAGAGAAAGTGAAGATTATCCGCGATGAAAAAGATGAAATGGAAATAATATTTGAAGGTGAAACCCACACACTCTGTAATGCTTTGCGTAAAATACTATTAGAAGACGAAACCGTGAAAGCTGTGGCATATTCCATAGACCATCCCATAATAGGGGAACCCCACATGTACATAAGAGGGGATAACCCGCGAAAATCCCTTAAAAGAGCGGCTAAGACGCTTAAAGAAAAGTCTAAAGAATTCAAGGATCTTATAAAGCGGTCTAGTCCATGAAAGAGAAAAGATTCAGGAAGATAAAATCCGAGATAAGAATTTTAGGGATCGATGACGCCCCATTCACGCCCCATACTAAAGATGATGTTCTGGTTGTTGGCACAGTCTTTAGGGGCGGTTCATGGTTGGACGGTGTTCTAACAACCCATATAAAAGTTGATGGAACTGATTCTACATCTAAGATAATTGAAATGGTTAAAAATTCAAGACACTTCGACCAATTGGGTGTTATAATGCTAGATGGGATAACACTAGGCGGTTTCAATGTCGTTGACGTGGAAAAGGTATTCAAAGATACTGGTTTGCCGATTATAGTTGTTATAAGGAAAATACCTGATTTTAAAAGGATAAAGAAGGCCCTCAAAGGAAAATTTGAGGATTGGGAGCGGCGATGGGATGCTATAAAAAGGGCTGGTGAAATATACCCAGTAAAGGTTGAGGACACCATCTACATACAAGTGAAGGGTATAAAATTGGAGGATGCCATAGAGATAGTTAAGATTTCAACAACAAGGAGCGCGATCCCAGAGCCTATAAGAGCAGCCCATCTTATCGCAGCAGGAGTTGAAAAGGGCGAATCCAAGGGTAACGCCTAGACGTAGAGGGTGATCAAAATATACAAGAATCCTCTGCTAACAGTGGATATTGTTATCATCTGCCCCGATGATAATATCATACTCATCAAAAGAAAGAAAGACCCATATAAAGGGTTCTGGGCGCTTCCAGGCGGCTTCGTAGAATATGGGGAGAAAGTTGAGGAAGCAGCTTTAAGAGAAGCATATGAAGAGACAGGCTTAAAGGTAGAGTTAGATCATCTTCTAGGTGTTTATTCAGATCCAGATCGCGACCCCCGTGGACATGTTATAAGCATATGTTTCATAGCCCATCAAATTGGTGGAAAATTAAAGGCAGATACAGATGCCAGTGAAGTTTCCAAGTTCAGATGGGAAGAACTGAAGAAGATAAAATTAGCATTTGATCATGCCACAATACTCAAGGATGCATACAAATTCATAAAAAATTATAAAAAGTAAAAATGTACAGAATAGAGGTCACTGGTAAAAATATCAATGAATAGTTTCTTCATAATCAGGGAGGAAGAAGATGGAATTTTGTCCAAAATGTGGAGCTATAATGTTCCCAGACAAAAAAAAGTTTAAATGTAAATGTGGATATGAAAAGAAGATCACAAAGGAATTATCGAACAAGTACAAGATAGCTGAGAAGATTGAAAGCAAGGAAAGCGTCATATTCACAGGTGAAGATGTTAAAACCCTCCCCACAACCAAGGCCGAATGTCCGAAATGTGGGAATAAAGAAGCGTTTTGGTGGATGCAACAGACAAGAAGGGCCGATGAAGCCGAAACCCGCTTTTTAAGATGCACCAAATGTAAATATACATGGAGGGAATACGATTAAAGACCTCAATAAAATCTTTAAAGATTTGAAAAAGAATATCCCCAAGATAGAATTCAAAAAATACAACCCACAAGATATGATAGGATTCGAAAAAACCAAGAAGATTTTAGAGGATAAGAAAAGCGAAATTATATTATATGCTGGCGTTTTCATAGGCATACTATTTCTAATATTAGGCATTCTATATTTGAATTCACCCGTTAAAAAGGTAGCAGATAATGTCATATTTGGTGAACACGCCATTATAGCAACCTTTCTCATGATAATAGGGATCCTAATTATAGTAACTGCACTAAAAGATAAAATCATTTCAAAAACACCATTAGCTGACATCTATACTGAGATGAAAGCTGTTGAAAATGAAAAGGATAAAAAAAGATAAAAAGAATAACATCGAATATTCCTTTTCATGAAAGATCATACCCCCCTACAAGAATTTTTAAAGAGAAAGTTGAGGAGGACTATAAATGTTTAAGGCGGAACTGAATGACCCTAACATTCTACGGACAAGTTTTGATGCTATTTCATCGATTGTTGATGAAGTCCAAATACAAGTAGACAGTGAAGGCATGCGATTAGATGCCCTTGACAGGAGCCATATAACCTTCGTACACCTTGAACTTCATAAAGAACTTTTTGATGAATACGAATGTCCAGAACCTGAAAAGATCAACATAGATACAGAGGAACTCATGAAGGTCCTCAGACGCGCCCGGGCAGGTGATCGTCTAATAATGACAAGTGATGATACCAACCTTATATTAACCTTTGAAGGCGAGGCCACACGCCAATTCAAGATAAGATTAATAGATATCGAGTATGAAACCCCTCAGCCCCCAGAGATAGGATATGAAAACGAGTTTGAGGTTCCATTTTCGCTTTTGAAAGATGCGATAGCAGATATCGACATATTCTCTGATAAGATCACATTCAAGGTTGACGAAGAAAAATTCATAGTATCTGCCACAGGAGAATTTGGCGATGCCATGATAGAATATTATCATGGCGAAAAAATAAAAGAACCCGCGAGAAGCGTATATTCACTCGACAAGATCAAAGAGATGCTAAGAGCCGACCGCTTTTCTGAAACAGCCATTATAAACCTTGGAAATGACATGCCCCTCAAGTTAACATTAAAAATGCCAAATGATGAAGGCGAATTAAGCTTCCTCCTTGCACCACGCTTAGAAGCCGAAGAATAATATGGGGATGAATAGGTTTGGATGATTTCTTCAGGGAACTTAGGAGAATACAAAAAAAGGAGAGAGACAAACGTGGACTTGCAAGGGTAGGTGATGACTTCTACAAGAAAACCCATGATTACATGAAGAAACTCATGGGCACCTTAAGCAAAGACCCATTAAATAGCAGGGGACACCACCTTTTAAGGGATGTTCAAAGGATAACCACGGAAATATGCGAACGTAGGGAACATAAAATAACTGATATCGCGGTCATGAACGTCCAAAGATCATATAATCTTTTCAATAAAAACCCCAAATTAGACCTAGAGGATAAAAGTCCACCTAATCTAACCCCTGAAGAAAAGAAATTATATTCATCTATTATAAGTCTTTTAATTGAACACCGCTCTAGAGTATTCCCAATATTACAAAGCAAACCAACAAACACAGAAAAATCCAATGAAAAAAGAATAAAATCTGCCGAAAACGAAATCGAAACGCTCATAGTATATGATGAGGTGCCATCGGCAGTTGTTGGAGTCGATGAAAAAGTCTATGGACCATTCAAACCCCAAGATATTGTCAGATTACCATCAATCACCGCAAGGATATTTGTAGATTCTGGCAAAGGACGGCTTATTAAACATAAATAATCTAACACTACCAAAGTTATAAATAGACGATCATTGATATAATAGCATGCAAAAAATAATAATTATCATGAAGATTATTTTTTTCACATTACAATGGTATTCCGAGGTGATTACAAAATGAAGATTCCAAAGGAAAGAAGGACTTACTGTCCACATTGTAGGAAACACACCATCCATGAAATACTAGAGTCAAAAAGGCGTAAAGCAAGCGAATTAAAATGGGGTCAGAGACAATTCAGGAGGGTTACCGCAGGTTACAGGGGATATCCAAGACCATTACCCTCAGGTAATAAACCCGTGAAAAAATTAGACTTACGCTTAAAATGTAAAGAATGCGGAAAATCCCACACAAAAAGAAGAACATTCAGAGTTGGAAGAGTCGAATTCACCACATAATTGGAGGGTGTGGCCATGTTCTATGAGAGTAGGAGCAACTTTTTACGGGTTAAATGCCTAGATTGTGGAAACCAACAGATAGTATTCGACAGGGCCGCATCCTATGTACAATGCATAATATGTGGTAAAACATTAGTTGAACCAACTGGTGGCAAAGCAAAAATAAAGGCCCAGATCCTAGAGGTTTTAGACTAAGGTGTTTTCATGGTTAGAAGGAGAAAAGAGTGGCCTGAAGAAGGTGAATTAGTAGTTGCAACTGTACATAAAGTTTTAAGTTATGGTGCATTCGCAAAACTTGAAGAATATCCTGGTAAAGAAGCTTTCATACACATTTCAGAGGTTTCATCTGGTTGGGTTAAGAATATAAGAGATTTTGTCAGGGAAAATCAAAAGATCGTAGCTAGGGTGTTAAGAGTCAACCCTGAAAAGGGACATGTCGACGCTTCCATGAAACGTATAAGAGATGATCAGAGACGTAAAAAGATACAAACTTGGAAGATTGAACAAAAGGCTGAAAAGTTTTTAGAATTAGCAGCTAAAAGTCTAGGTAAAAACCTTGATCAAGCCTATGAAGAAGTAGGCTATGATCTGATGGACATATTCGGCGATCTTTACGGTGCATTTGAAACAGCAGCAGATGAAGGTGAAAAAGCATTAATAGAAGAGGGAATCCCCAAAGATTGGGCTAAGGCGATTACCAAAGTCGCTAAGAAGAATATAAAACCCCCAGAGGTTCAAGTAACTGGTTATGTTGATATTAAATCCTATGCACCTAATGGTATAGAGATAATTAAAAAGGCCCTCAAGGCTGCTCAGAAAGTAGGGGCAGTTGTACAGGCTGTTGGAGCACCCCGTTACCGTTTAGTAGTTAAATCGACAGATTATCCAACAGCCGAAAAGAAGCTTAAAAAGGCCGCGGAGAAGTGTATAGATATCATAACGAAAGAAGGAGGAAAAGGAGAATTCCATCGTGAATTAACATGAAAATGCGAAAATGTTCTTCTTGTGGAGAATACACATTAAAAGAAAAATGCCCATATTGTGGGATTAAAACAAGGAATGTAGCCCCGCCAAAATATTCCCCAGAGGATAAATATGGGAAATATAGGCGCATTTTAAAAAAACAAATGCTATTTAACAAATAATGGGGGGTAAAAATGAAAGAAACAATAATAAAGGTTTTAGAAGAAGTGAAATTAGATCAGCCAATATTCATAGAAGCTCTACCAGGTATAGGACACGTGGGAAAATTAGCCGCTGATCATATCATCGACGAATTAGAGGCCACTAAATTCGCAGAACTTTACTCACCATCATTTCCTCCACAAGTTCTAGTGGATGACAACGGCATTATAGAACCTATGAAAAACGAATTTTATTACCTGAAATCAGTCGGCAAAGAAAAAAGAGACTACATAATACTAATTGGTAACACACAAGGACTTTCACCAGAAGGACAATATGAAATCTGTGGCATGATACTAGATTTTGTGGAAAAACATGGCGTCAAAGAGATATACACCCTCGGAGGATTAGCCACAGGCCAACCAGTCGAAGTTTCAAAAGTCTACGGCGCCGCCACCAACATAGAGCTTGCCAAAAAATTAAAAAAGCATGGAGTCATTTTAAGGTCAGCTGATGGTGGTATAATCGGTGCCTCAGGTTTACTACTAGGAATGGGAAGTCTCAGAGGGATGGAAGGCGTCTGTCTCATGGGTGAAACACCAGGATATTATATAGATGCCGAGGCCGCGAGAGCACTGCTCAACGTCCTCATGGAATTACTAAACTTAGAAATAGACACCGAAAAACTTGAAGAAAGAGCTAGGGAAACCCGTAAGATGATATCAAAGGCTCAGCAAATGGAACAAGAAATGATAGAGAGGATGACGCTCAAACCAGGCGAAGAAGACCTCAGATACATAGGCTGATCCCAGATGATAATAAACGCGGATCTACACATACACAGTTGCTTTTCTCAAGCAACATCCCAGAAGATGACAATAGAGAACATAGCCCCACAAGCAAAACTTAAAGGCCTAGACCTTGTAGGTACCGGTGACGGATTCCACCCCAAGTGGCTTAAAATGATCATAGAAACCACAGAGGCCACAGAGGATGGTATATATTCCCATGAAGACTGCGATTTCATAATAACAAGTGAAGTTGAAGACTTGAGACGAGTCCATCATCTCCTAATTTTACCATCCATAGAAACAGCCATGGAATTAAAAGAAAAGTTACCATCATCCAACATTAACAAAGAGGGCAGACCCAAGGTTAGAATGCGAGGGTCGGAGATAATGGACCTCGTACATGAATATGATGGTCTTATCGGCCCATCCCATGCATTCACACCATGGACCAGCTTATACAAATCCTATGATAGTTACAAGGACTGTTATGGCAAAGCACCTGATTTTCTGGAATTGGGCCTTTCAGCCGACACAGACATGGCTGACAGGATAAAAGAACTTCAAGACATACCATTTTTGACGAATTCCGATGCACATTCCCCTTGGCCGCACCGTCTCGGCAGAGAATTCAACCAATTAGAGGTAGATGAAATTTCTTTTTCTTCTATTAAAAGGTCTATAATAAGGAAGAATATATGTGCAAATTATGGTTTCGACCCAAGGCTTGGTAAATATCATCTCACAGCATGCACGCGCTGTTACAAAGTCTATGAACCTGAGGAGGCCATAAAACTTAGCATGAAATGTTCATGTGGTGGGACCATCAAAAAGGGTGTAGATTATCGGATCCATGAAATAGCCACATGGAAAAAGCCACATCATCCAAGCCATCGCCCACCTTATATCCATATCATGCCACTTGCCGAAATAATTAGCATGAAGCATGGGAAGGGTGTTACAACACGTCATGTCCAGAGGATTTGGGGAAAACTTGTAGAAGAGTTCGGCAATGAAATAAAAGCGCTCCTTGACGCTCCATTAGATAGAATAAGGGAAGTAGATGGCGAAACCGCCCTTGCAATAAAAGCTTTTAGGAACGGTTCCCTCATCATAATACCTGGTGGTGGGGGCAGATACGGTGAAATAAGATTTCCAGAAAACACCTTGGACGCTTATTTCAAATAGGATTTTAAGTCAATGAC is a genomic window containing:
- the dph2 gene encoding diphthamide biosynthesis enzyme Dph2, which produces MADYQFETRKVIEKIKEHNPRIIGLQFPDGLKIHALKLARQLEKELEVTVIISADPCYGACDIADTKLENIVDLLIHYGHTPLPLDYKIPVIFIEAYAKIDIIPALRSSLRLLSAHKKIGVATTTQHLHLLDEAIKFLEDHGKRALSAEGVGTKRGQVLGCNFSSVKKLNVDAYLFIGSGDFHPLGIRLSTGKPVIAADPYTGKAKNIEDFADRILRIRFATITRAREAEKWGVIMSSKKGQERLSLALNLKQVLEESGREAFIIILEDISPQLLVPFRELDAFVVSACPRMPIDDYQLYDKPILTPIELEMVLDKRRWEDYTLDEIIF
- a CDS encoding exosome complex RNA-binding protein Csl4, with protein sequence MKAKSGDFVFPGDSLAVIEEFVPAEGTYEEKGKIKSLFVGEVARDEKNKRIKVISKTETPPLLKEGVVVIGEVIEVKGQRALVKIHHVKGSSRAPVTSFVGAVHISQATNGYLSKLTEAFRIGDIVEARVSRLVGLTGIDLQTTQRGLGVIKAMCTRCRHFMKKAGKDEVVCPNCGNREKRKLSTDYRLK
- a CDS encoding DNA-directed RNA polymerase subunit L; translated protein: MKIIRDEKDEMEIIFEGETHTLCNALRKILLEDETVKAVAYSIDHPIIGEPHMYIRGDNPRKSLKRAAKTLKEKSKEFKDLIKRSSP
- a CDS encoding DUF99 family protein; translation: MKEKRFRKIKSEIRILGIDDAPFTPHTKDDVLVVGTVFRGGSWLDGVLTTHIKVDGTDSTSKIIEMVKNSRHFDQLGVIMLDGITLGGFNVVDVEKVFKDTGLPIIVVIRKIPDFKRIKKALKGKFEDWERRWDAIKRAGEIYPVKVEDTIYIQVKGIKLEDAIEIVKISTTRSAIPEPIRAAHLIAAGVEKGESKGNA
- a CDS encoding NUDIX hydrolase codes for the protein MKIYKNPLLTVDIVIICPDDNIILIKRKKDPYKGFWALPGGFVEYGEKVEEAALREAYEETGLKVELDHLLGVYSDPDRDPRGHVISICFIAHQIGGKLKADTDASEVSKFRWEELKKIKLAFDHATILKDAYKFIKNYKK
- a CDS encoding transcription factor S is translated as MEFCPKCGAIMFPDKKKFKCKCGYEKKITKELSNKYKIAEKIESKESVIFTGEDVKTLPTTKAECPKCGNKEAFWWMQQTRRADEAETRFLRCTKCKYTWREYD
- the pcn gene encoding proliferating cell nuclear antigen (pcna); protein product: MFKAELNDPNILRTSFDAISSIVDEVQIQVDSEGMRLDALDRSHITFVHLELHKELFDEYECPEPEKINIDTEELMKVLRRARAGDRLIMTSDDTNLILTFEGEATRQFKIRLIDIEYETPQPPEIGYENEFEVPFSLLKDAIADIDIFSDKITFKVDEEKFIVSATGEFGDAMIEYYHGEKIKEPARSVYSLDKIKEMLRADRFSETAIINLGNDMPLKLTLKMPNDEGELSFLLAPRLEAEE
- a CDS encoding 50S ribosomal protein L44e, with translation MKIPKERRTYCPHCRKHTIHEILESKRRKASELKWGQRQFRRVTAGYRGYPRPLPSGNKPVKKLDLRLKCKECGKSHTKRRTFRVGRVEFTT
- a CDS encoding 30S ribosomal protein S27e, yielding MFYESRSNFLRVKCLDCGNQQIVFDRAASYVQCIICGKTLVEPTGGKAKIKAQILEVLD
- a CDS encoding translation initiation factor IF-2 subunit alpha encodes the protein MVRRRKEWPEEGELVVATVHKVLSYGAFAKLEEYPGKEAFIHISEVSSGWVKNIRDFVRENQKIVARVLRVNPEKGHVDASMKRIRDDQRRKKIQTWKIEQKAEKFLELAAKSLGKNLDQAYEEVGYDLMDIFGDLYGAFETAADEGEKALIEEGIPKDWAKAITKVAKKNIKPPEVQVTGYVDIKSYAPNGIEIIKKALKAAQKVGAVVQAVGAPRYRLVVKSTDYPTAEKKLKKAAEKCIDIITKEGGKGEFHRELT
- a CDS encoding RNA-protein complex protein Nop10, which produces MKMRKCSSCGEYTLKEKCPYCGIKTRNVAPPKYSPEDKYGKYRRILKKQMLFNK
- a CDS encoding proteasome assembly chaperone family protein, with the protein product MKETIIKVLEEVKLDQPIFIEALPGIGHVGKLAADHIIDELEATKFAELYSPSFPPQVLVDDNGIIEPMKNEFYYLKSVGKEKRDYIILIGNTQGLSPEGQYEICGMILDFVEKHGVKEIYTLGGLATGQPVEVSKVYGAATNIELAKKLKKHGVILRSADGGIIGASGLLLGMGSLRGMEGVCLMGETPGYYIDAEAARALLNVLMELLNLEIDTEKLEERARETRKMISKAQQMEQEMIERMTLKPGEEDLRYIG
- a CDS encoding TIGR00375 family protein encodes the protein MIINADLHIHSCFSQATSQKMTIENIAPQAKLKGLDLVGTGDGFHPKWLKMIIETTEATEDGIYSHEDCDFIITSEVEDLRRVHHLLILPSIETAMELKEKLPSSNINKEGRPKVRMRGSEIMDLVHEYDGLIGPSHAFTPWTSLYKSYDSYKDCYGKAPDFLELGLSADTDMADRIKELQDIPFLTNSDAHSPWPHRLGREFNQLEVDEISFSSIKRSIIRKNICANYGFDPRLGKYHLTACTRCYKVYEPEEAIKLSMKCSCGGTIKKGVDYRIHEIATWKKPHHPSHRPPYIHIMPLAEIISMKHGKGVTTRHVQRIWGKLVEEFGNEIKALLDAPLDRIREVDGETALAIKAFRNGSLIIIPGGGGRYGEIRFPENTLDAYFK